In one window of Candidatus Eisenbacteria bacterium DNA:
- a CDS encoding patatin-like phospholipase family protein, translated as MVTASKRARTALVLSGGGARGAYQVGVLRGLFEQGFLGRERSGIDVFVGSSAGSINSAALAAHADDFEAGITRLERVWRGMHPSHVYRTDAASLGRIGLRWAWDLSFGGATRDVQPKALLDTSPLRALLTQHLPLSRIGEHVAAGRLDALAIVATDLHTSSGVIFLDGSADLPSWTRRRWRIERTAIAVDHLLASSAIPIFFPSVAIDGRHYGDGSIRNTAPLSPAINLGAQRIIAIGVSGPPPPSLAPGPVEVPTVAQIAGVLLDAVMLDAIEVDVEHSERVNASVVTYPVIGTGDGFRRIDVLWLRPSVLVRELASELADRIPPAVRYLLRGLGSEAQITELASYLLFDEAFCGRLLDLGREDVAADRDRIARFFAP; from the coding sequence ATGGTGACGGCTTCGAAACGAGCGCGCACCGCCCTCGTGCTCTCGGGCGGCGGAGCGCGTGGCGCGTATCAGGTGGGAGTCCTGCGCGGGCTCTTCGAACAGGGATTTCTCGGCCGCGAGCGTTCCGGCATCGATGTGTTCGTCGGATCGAGCGCGGGCTCCATCAACAGCGCGGCGCTCGCCGCCCATGCCGACGACTTCGAGGCCGGTATCACTCGGCTCGAGCGAGTCTGGCGTGGGATGCATCCGTCGCACGTCTATCGGACCGATGCGGCGTCACTGGGACGCATCGGATTGCGATGGGCGTGGGATCTGTCGTTCGGCGGCGCGACGCGCGACGTTCAGCCGAAAGCGCTTCTCGACACGTCGCCGCTGCGCGCGCTCCTCACGCAACACCTCCCGCTCTCGCGCATCGGTGAGCACGTCGCCGCCGGCCGCCTGGACGCGCTCGCAATCGTCGCGACGGATCTCCATACCTCGAGTGGGGTGATCTTCCTCGACGGGTCGGCGGATCTGCCCTCATGGACCCGTCGTCGGTGGCGCATCGAGCGAACGGCCATCGCCGTCGACCACCTGCTCGCGTCGAGCGCGATCCCGATCTTCTTTCCGTCCGTGGCGATCGACGGCCGCCACTACGGCGATGGCTCGATCCGGAACACGGCGCCGCTCAGCCCGGCGATCAATCTCGGCGCCCAGCGGATCATTGCGATCGGTGTCAGCGGTCCGCCGCCGCCGAGTCTGGCGCCCGGCCCCGTCGAGGTGCCGACCGTGGCGCAGATCGCGGGCGTCCTGCTCGATGCGGTCATGCTCGACGCGATCGAGGTCGACGTCGAGCACAGCGAGCGCGTGAACGCGAGCGTCGTCACGTACCCCGTGATCGGGACTGGCGACGGGTTTCGTCGCATCGATGTGCTCTGGCTTCGTCCCTCCGTGCTGGTCCGCGAGCTCGCCTCCGAGCTGGCCGATCGCATCCCTCCCGCCGTGCGCTACCTGCTGCGAGGGCTCGGGTCCGAAGCCCAAATCACCGAGCTCGCGAGCTACCTCCTGTTCGACGAGGCCTTCTGCGGCCGCTTGCTCGACCTCGGTCGCGAGGACGTGGCCGCGGATCGTGATCGGATCGCGCGCTTCTTCGCGCCCTGA